From the genome of Candidatus Electrothrix communis, one region includes:
- a CDS encoding iron ABC transporter permease, which translates to MAIAVRSGVSYITGGGLFLLLLLGVVVSATMGFMQIPATTVLQLIGHALSLSGKDAGFDPVVTAVVMDVRLPRILAAVLVGGMLALCGTVFQAILLNPLADPYTLGISSGAAFGASLVIVLQVVGLALPSALSVPIFAFAGSIGTLFTVLALASEDRRLSSTSLILSGVIVAAILSAAIGFLKFIADEQVGIIIFWLMGSLSGISRQNILLLLPVALIGMAVCLFYSRDLNIMATGERAAATLGVNTVRLRWILLITCSLMTALCVSVSGIIGFVGLIVPHLLRHLIGPDNRQLIILSTLGGGLLLLLADTVTRAVLPAEVPIGVLTALIGGPFFAYIFKKRQQENG; encoded by the coding sequence ATGGCTATAGCTGTACGGTCGGGTGTTTCATACATCACAGGTGGAGGGCTTTTTTTGCTCCTGCTTCTTGGAGTGGTTGTTTCTGCCACTATGGGCTTTATGCAGATCCCGGCTACAACGGTTTTGCAGCTTATCGGGCATGCTCTTTCTTTGAGCGGCAAGGATGCCGGATTTGATCCGGTGGTGACGGCAGTAGTCATGGATGTGCGGCTGCCCCGCATCTTAGCGGCTGTTTTGGTTGGTGGTATGCTGGCCCTCTGCGGTACGGTTTTTCAGGCCATTCTCCTTAATCCGCTGGCAGATCCCTACACCCTGGGCATCTCCTCAGGGGCGGCCTTTGGTGCATCCTTGGTCATTGTTCTCCAAGTTGTCGGCTTGGCTCTGCCCTCCGCGCTTTCCGTGCCGATTTTCGCCTTTGCGGGCAGTATCGGTACCCTATTCACGGTCTTGGCCCTTGCCTCTGAAGACCGACGGCTGTCTTCAACCAGCCTGATCCTGTCCGGGGTCATTGTGGCGGCTATCCTTTCCGCAGCCATCGGTTTCCTGAAATTTATTGCTGATGAGCAGGTCGGAATTATTATATTTTGGCTCATGGGTTCCCTTTCCGGGATCTCCCGTCAAAATATTCTTCTTCTGCTGCCGGTGGCCCTGATCGGCATGGCGGTTTGCCTGTTTTATAGCCGCGATCTCAATATCATGGCTACCGGGGAACGGGCCGCTGCCACCCTCGGGGTCAATACGGTGCGTCTGCGCTGGATTCTTCTAATCACCTGCTCCCTCATGACGGCACTCTGTGTCTCGGTCTCTGGAATTATCGGTTTTGTCGGTCTGATTGTCCCCCATCTGCTTCGCCATCTTATTGGCCCGGATAATCGGCAGCTGATTATTCTCTCCACACTAGGCGGGGGGCTGCTCCTGCTCCTGGCCGATACCGTGACCAGGGCTGTGCTCCCTGCTGAAGTCCCCATCGGGGTACTGACCGCCCTTATTGGCGGGCCCTTTTTTGCCTATATCTTTAAAAAACGACAACAGGAAAATGGCTAG
- a CDS encoding type I restriction enzyme HsdR N-terminal domain-containing protein, whose translation MNRKIPDHHLVYGTLKDYLTGEELPDTDDERLRQEMARMMVEEKGFAKEDLEPRLTVETLFNHIFVRSIIDLTVSCNGQRLFVLRYGPGSLVTREKPALAAARVLDSACCIPLAVVTNSRDAELLESRTGKVLATGLEAIPDRARAEELMREYPAPPPLTGVVRERNLRVLNAFDLEACCRAYSLGLF comes from the coding sequence ATGAATCGCAAGATTCCCGATCACCATTTGGTCTACGGCACCCTTAAAGATTACCTGACCGGCGAGGAATTGCCGGACACCGATGATGAACGGCTCCGGCAGGAGATGGCGCGGATGATGGTGGAAGAAAAGGGTTTTGCCAAGGAGGATCTGGAGCCGCGCCTAACCGTGGAGACCCTGTTCAACCATATCTTTGTCCGTTCAATTATTGATCTGACCGTGTCTTGCAACGGGCAACGCCTCTTTGTCCTCCGCTATGGTCCTGGCTCCCTGGTGACCCGCGAAAAACCGGCCTTGGCTGCGGCACGGGTGCTGGACAGCGCTTGCTGTATTCCGCTGGCTGTGGTGACCAATAGTCGCGATGCCGAGTTGCTGGAGAGTCGAACCGGCAAGGTGTTGGCCACTGGCCTGGAGGCGATCCCTGACCGGGCACGGGCTGAAGAACTGATGAGAGAGTATCCAGCCCCACCGCCTCTGACTGGAGTTGTACGGGAGCGCAATCTGCGGGTGCTCAATGCCTTTGATCTGGAGGCCTGTTGTCGGGCTTATTCGCTGGGATTGTTTTAA
- the efp gene encoding elongation factor P, with protein sequence MYSASDLRKGLKVQIDGDPYIIIDFEFSKPGKGQALYRTKMRSMISGNQFTQTYRSHDKFEKPDLEERTMQYLYSQDDEFHFMDTSSYEQIFLTREQLGDNINFLKDNMEVQVLFFGGDRPIDISLPIFVDLEVTRADPWVKGDTSGTDTKPVTVETGFQLQVPPFVNEGDRIQIDTRSGDYMTRVKE encoded by the coding sequence ATGTACTCAGCATCAGATTTGCGTAAAGGACTGAAGGTTCAGATCGACGGGGATCCCTATATTATTATAGACTTTGAATTTTCCAAACCGGGTAAAGGTCAGGCCCTGTACCGTACCAAGATGCGCAGCATGATTTCCGGCAACCAATTCACCCAGACGTATCGATCCCATGATAAATTTGAAAAGCCGGACTTGGAAGAACGCACCATGCAGTATCTCTATTCCCAGGACGACGAGTTTCATTTCATGGATACCTCGTCCTATGAGCAGATCTTTTTGACCAGAGAGCAGCTCGGCGATAATATTAATTTCCTGAAGGACAATATGGAGGTGCAGGTGCTTTTCTTCGGCGGCGACCGTCCTATCGACATCAGCCTCCCCATTTTTGTTGATCTGGAAGTTACTCGTGCTGATCCTTGGGTAAAAGGGGATACCTCGGGCACGGATACCAAGCCGGTCACCGTGGAAACCGGGTTTCAGTTACAGGTGCCTCCCTTTGTCAATGAGGGGGATAGGATCCAGATCGACACCCGTTCTGGGGACTATATGACCAGGGTTAAGGAGTAA
- a CDS encoding ABC transporter substrate-binding protein, with translation MLKHILIALLFSCLLAVPAFGEPIIDNDGRVIQPKNSFQRIISLYAAHTRNLIDMGAGAQIVAIGRSDKQRPDLPKLSFRDDPERLLALKPDLVLIRPMLSRSYPQMVERLEANGVTVVSLQPTSVDEMFRYWENLGVLSGHQDEASQMIARFGAGLVEINREVGRIPAEKRKKVYFESIHKRMKTFAPESMAMFVLEFAGGINVATDAVQVRKSNIAAYGKERILSKAKKIDAFLAQEGRMNKVTTEMIRNEPGFQVIKAVRENQVFLVDEKLVSRPTLGMLDGIRTIFGILYSEDTP, from the coding sequence ATGCTGAAACATATTCTTATTGCTCTCCTGTTTTCTTGCCTATTGGCCGTCCCTGCCTTTGGAGAGCCGATCATTGATAACGACGGCCGGGTGATCCAGCCGAAGAACTCTTTTCAACGGATCATTTCCCTGTATGCGGCCCATACTCGCAACCTGATTGACATGGGGGCCGGAGCCCAAATTGTAGCGATCGGACGGAGTGATAAGCAGCGGCCTGATCTGCCCAAGCTTAGCTTTCGTGATGACCCGGAACGCCTGTTGGCCCTGAAGCCGGACCTTGTCCTGATTCGTCCTATGCTTAGCCGTTCTTATCCGCAAATGGTGGAGCGTCTTGAGGCGAACGGCGTGACCGTGGTTTCTCTTCAACCCACCTCGGTGGATGAAATGTTTCGATACTGGGAGAATCTCGGCGTGTTGAGCGGTCATCAGGATGAGGCCTCGCAGATGATTGCTCGTTTTGGTGCTGGGCTTGTGGAAATCAACCGAGAGGTGGGACGTATTCCTGCTGAGAAGAGAAAAAAGGTCTATTTTGAATCTATCCATAAGCGCATGAAGACCTTTGCCCCTGAGTCTATGGCGATGTTTGTTCTGGAATTTGCTGGCGGTATTAACGTGGCTACGGACGCTGTCCAGGTGCGCAAGAGTAATATTGCTGCGTACGGCAAAGAACGTATCCTGAGCAAGGCAAAGAAGATAGATGCCTTCCTGGCCCAGGAGGGACGGATGAATAAGGTGACCACAGAGATGATTAGGAATGAACCTGGCTTTCAGGTCATTAAGGCCGTCCGGGAAAATCAGGTTTTTCTCGTTGATGAGAAGCTGGTGTCACGTCCTACTCTGGGTATGCTGGATGGGATTCGGACCATTTTTGGGATACTCTACTCAGAGGATACTCCATGA
- a CDS encoding YfcE family phosphodiesterase, with amino-acid sequence MPRYRITGQEVHLMVKAGILSDTHLTRLSSEFLQRVKQCFSDCDVIIHAGDFVDISLLDAFQGKIVHAVHGNCCRSNTLAVLPGQKTFQLGDFTVGVTHGNRLGRHAENIESGLRDIFPEADCVIYGHTHNAVCHRTPGEQGKLIINPGAFQMVSRYGVPCSYAILEAGEQLKGSLHELPLG; translated from the coding sequence TTGCCCAGATACAGGATAACAGGACAGGAAGTGCATCTTATGGTCAAGGCAGGCATACTCTCAGATACCCATCTTACGAGATTGAGCTCGGAATTCCTCCAACGGGTTAAGCAATGCTTTTCCGACTGCGATGTAATTATTCATGCAGGTGATTTTGTTGATATCTCGTTACTGGATGCATTCCAGGGAAAAATTGTCCATGCGGTCCACGGCAACTGCTGCCGCAGCAACACACTGGCTGTCCTGCCCGGCCAAAAGACCTTTCAGCTCGGTGACTTTACCGTCGGGGTGACCCACGGCAACCGGTTGGGCAGACATGCCGAAAATATTGAATCCGGCTTGCGGGATATCTTTCCCGAAGCGGATTGCGTGATTTACGGACATACCCATAATGCGGTCTGTCATCGCACTCCGGGCGAGCAGGGGAAACTGATTATCAATCCCGGTGCGTTTCAGATGGTCAGCAGGTACGGGGTTCCCTGTTCCTATGCGATTTTAGAGGCAGGTGAGCAGCTGAAGGGGTCGCTGCATGAGTTGCCGTTGGGATGA
- a CDS encoding ABC transporter ATP-binding protein, with protein sequence MDRIASDILWQLEQVDFSYKDQPVLAGIDLTLSSGKCYGILGPNGSGKTTLLDLLCGLSAADKGEIRYRDILLKRWQARELAKRVALVPQDFQVRFGFSVREVVEMGRHPHLGRFASLTEQGHVLVDAVMEEMGVAGFAARSVTQLSGGEKQRVAVARALVQDPEVLLLDEATSNLDIYHSLAILALIRRRVVEQGLTVVAAIHDLNLAAYFCDELIFLKKGRIICQGPTDEVLRPDVIEEVYGVEAQVREDAFSACNQVSYRLPTTTK encoded by the coding sequence GTGGATAGAATTGCTTCTGATATCCTCTGGCAGTTGGAGCAGGTCGACTTCTCCTACAAGGATCAGCCTGTCTTAGCCGGAATAGATCTTACCCTGTCTTCCGGGAAATGTTACGGTATTCTCGGGCCTAACGGCAGTGGTAAGACCACTCTGCTGGACCTGCTCTGTGGTCTGTCAGCAGCGGATAAAGGGGAGATCCGCTATCGCGATATCCTGCTCAAACGTTGGCAGGCACGGGAATTGGCAAAACGAGTTGCTTTGGTGCCCCAGGATTTTCAGGTACGCTTTGGTTTTTCCGTGCGTGAGGTGGTGGAGATGGGCCGCCATCCTCATCTTGGCCGATTCGCCTCCTTGACGGAGCAGGGACATGTCTTGGTTGATGCTGTGATGGAGGAGATGGGCGTGGCCGGATTTGCGGCTCGCTCGGTAACCCAGCTTTCCGGCGGGGAAAAACAGCGAGTCGCTGTGGCTCGGGCCTTAGTTCAGGACCCGGAGGTGCTGCTCCTTGATGAGGCCACCTCTAATCTGGATATTTACCACTCCCTGGCCATTCTTGCTTTGATTCGTCGTCGGGTTGTAGAGCAGGGCTTGACAGTGGTTGCTGCAATCCATGATCTTAATTTGGCAGCCTATTTTTGTGATGAATTGATTTTTTTGAAAAAAGGGCGGATTATCTGCCAAGGTCCCACCGATGAGGTGCTGCGTCCCGATGTTATTGAGGAGGTCTACGGCGTGGAGGCGCAGGTTCGGGAGGATGCCTTTTCCGCCTGCAATCAGGTGAGTTACAGACTCCCTACAACAACAAAATAA
- a CDS encoding diguanylate cyclase, giving the protein MKSEYQDSLTGIANRRHFDKQLKRAWLSAQKTGNPLSLLLCDVDRFKYFNDCYGRSAGDACLRKIAECLRRTLRRSTDLAARYEGEKFAILLPYTEAQDTLIIADQVLSSVRSLVIPHEQSDVAPVVTICIGGHSLWPVPKLSIRMITNLAETHLFQAKQCGRNQSRLSAACRESPKR; this is encoded by the coding sequence GTGAAATCGGAGTATCAGGACAGTTTAACAGGCATCGCCAATCGGCGTCATTTTGACAAACAACTCAAAAGAGCTTGGCTGAGTGCGCAAAAAACAGGAAACCCGCTCTCTCTTCTGCTCTGCGATGTTGATCGTTTCAAATACTTCAATGATTGCTACGGTCGTTCTGCCGGTGATGCCTGTCTCAGGAAGATAGCCGAGTGCCTCCGAAGGACGCTCCGCCGCTCAACAGATTTGGCAGCTCGATACGAGGGGGAAAAATTCGCCATCCTGCTCCCCTACACTGAAGCCCAAGATACGCTCATCATTGCCGACCAGGTGCTGTCCAGCGTGCGCTCCCTTGTCATTCCCCACGAGCAATCCGACGTAGCCCCAGTGGTAACCATCTGCATAGGAGGCCATAGCCTCTGGCCCGTACCCAAATTATCCATCAGGATGATAACGAATCTTGCTGAAACCCACTTATTTCAGGCCAAGCAATGCGGCAGAAACCAAAGCAGACTCAGTGCGGCCTGCCGAGAATCTCCCAAAAGATGA
- a CDS encoding reverse transcriptase domain-containing protein translates to MSVEAQVVSAQWPKLEPSPEYVVDIDLSKFFDRVNHDRLIYLLSAHIDDKQVLRLIGMTLRSGIMKDGLVTPSEEGTPQGSPLSPLLSNVVLDELDKELEQRGLEFCRFSDDCNIFVRTPKSAERIMKSISKFIEGKLKLKINKDKSRVGRSRDVKFLGLTIIDGAIVISAQSIKRAMLKVKELTPRGTHQPLEVTMKRINSWYIGWSGYYMMTQYPSQLQAIEAHIRRRLRSRFVDQQKKRRYLFRKLIKRGGFLEASRFGILE, encoded by the coding sequence ATATCCGTAGAGGCACAGGTTGTTTCTGCACAATGGCCGAAGTTAGAACCAAGCCCAGAGTATGTTGTTGACATTGATTTATCAAAGTTTTTCGACCGGGTTAATCACGACCGTCTTATCTATCTCCTCTCCGCGCATATTGACGACAAGCAGGTACTACGCTTGATCGGCATGACGCTGCGAAGTGGTATCATGAAAGACGGTCTGGTGACACCCAGCGAGGAAGGGACACCTCAAGGAAGCCCTTTGAGTCCATTATTGAGTAATGTGGTTCTGGACGAATTAGATAAGGAGCTTGAGCAAAGGGGGCTTGAATTTTGTCGATTTTCTGATGACTGTAATATTTTTGTTCGTACGCCTAAATCAGCGGAACGGATAATGAAGAGTATCAGCAAATTTATTGAAGGCAAACTCAAGCTGAAAATCAACAAAGACAAAAGCAGGGTTGGCCGGTCTCGGGATGTTAAATTTCTGGGGCTGACAATCATAGACGGTGCAATAGTGATTTCCGCTCAGTCTATAAAGAGAGCCATGCTGAAAGTCAAGGAGTTGACCCCGCGCGGAACGCACCAACCACTGGAAGTGACGATGAAACGAATTAATAGCTGGTATATAGGGTGGTCAGGCTACTATATGATGACTCAGTACCCTTCCCAACTTCAAGCCATCGAAGCGCACATACGAAGGAGACTCCGGTCTCGCTTTGTTGACCAGCAGAAGAAGCGCCGCTATCTGTTCAGGAAACTTATCAAAAGAGGGGGTTTCCTGGAGGCTAGCCGCTTCGGTATTCTCGAATAA
- a CDS encoding reverse transcriptase domain-containing protein — MKSKTRQLNLFVDERSLFEKLCDQSSLEAGFKAVKKNGGSPGIDGVTIQDFESRLEEELVQLLGEIGSWTYKTNPVRRVEIPKPGKGAGVRLLGVPCVRDRVVQATLKQLLEPILDLTFSDHSYGLRPGYSQRQAVEAAQRIVKSGKEYGAWF, encoded by the coding sequence ATGAAAAGCAAAACGAGACAACTGAACCTGTTCGTTGATGAGAGGAGTCTCTTTGAGAAACTTTGTGACCAGAGCAGTCTGGAAGCGGGGTTTAAAGCGGTAAAGAAGAACGGTGGCTCACCAGGAATAGATGGTGTGACCATTCAGGATTTCGAGAGCCGTCTTGAAGAGGAACTGGTGCAGCTTCTGGGAGAAATTGGAAGCTGGACGTATAAAACAAACCCGGTACGCCGGGTAGAAATACCCAAGCCCGGTAAAGGAGCTGGAGTTCGCTTGCTAGGAGTACCTTGTGTACGTGACAGAGTCGTCCAGGCAACGCTTAAACAGCTTCTTGAGCCCATACTCGACCTGACCTTTTCAGACCATAGCTATGGTTTGCGTCCTGGTTACAGCCAACGACAAGCCGTGGAAGCAGCACAGCGGATTGTAAAGAGCGGGAAAGAGTATGGGGCTTGGTTCTAA
- the mutS gene encoding DNA mismatch repair protein MutS, whose amino-acid sequence MSAKTNPTQPTGPKITPMLRQYLEIKEQHPGTILFYRMGDFYEMFFEDAETASRVLGITLTSRNKGNENQVPMCGVPYHAVSGYLSKMVKAGYRVALCEQTEDPKEAKGIVKREVVRVVTPGVTTDDQLLDEKSNTFVCTLTAARKGQKLLTVGLSFLDVSTGNFLISEIPLQDENLDPVIDEITRMQPAELLIADEEAESLALLSDMLCTLIPGLCLTERQAWSFTYDTALTTLNEHFETSSLAGFGCQELETGTCAAGALLTYIQETQKTDLSFIRQLSLLTRSGFLIIDESSRRNLELTETIIGGKRKGSLLSVLDLTSTPMGARLLRQRLLFPLQAPEKIEQRLSAVEILQNDTLLRRELQDLLAGIYDIERLCSRLILGHGNARDMAALKQSLGQLPELKKLLMNTPGGLLQEIGLELDPLFDLHELIYKAIRDDAPVTLREGRLIREGFHEELDELIYLLRDGKQLILNLEAKERERTGIAKLKVGFNRVFGYYFEVSRAQKGELPEDFIRKQTLANAERFITPELKELEEKISTAQEKRLTLEYSLFLEIREKIASQSERLLAAALCIARTDFLVSLARAADRYQYTRPLITEKRTVSIIEGRHPVIERSLDPGSFVPNDVHLDQEKNELLIITGPNMAGKSTVLRQTALIVLMAHIGSFVPADRAEIGIVDRIFTRVGAMDDLRRGQSTFMVEMNETANILNNATEHSLVILDEIGRGTSTYDGLAIAWAVAEELADKNGRGVKTMFATHYHELTDLATTHERIQNYSIAVREQDNRIHFLHKLVQGAASRSYGIQVAALAGVPDHVVARAQEILTNIEQGEFTATGEPTITVSVRERKQEPYCQMSLFPPKEDPVRDRLKEIDPDELTPRQAQELIYELVGLLR is encoded by the coding sequence GTGTCCGCCAAGACCAACCCAACCCAACCCACCGGCCCAAAAATCACCCCAATGCTCCGTCAGTACCTGGAAATTAAGGAGCAGCATCCAGGCACAATCCTCTTTTATCGAATGGGCGACTTTTACGAGATGTTCTTTGAGGACGCCGAGACCGCCTCGCGGGTGCTGGGCATCACCCTGACCTCACGCAATAAGGGGAATGAGAATCAAGTCCCCATGTGCGGAGTGCCCTATCATGCCGTTTCCGGCTACCTGAGCAAGATGGTCAAGGCGGGCTATCGGGTGGCTCTCTGCGAGCAGACTGAAGACCCGAAAGAGGCCAAGGGCATTGTCAAACGGGAGGTAGTCCGGGTGGTCACCCCCGGCGTAACCACGGACGATCAACTCCTGGATGAGAAGAGCAACACCTTTGTCTGCACCCTGACAGCGGCCCGCAAGGGACAGAAGCTACTCACGGTCGGCCTGAGTTTTCTGGATGTTTCCACCGGAAATTTTCTTATCAGCGAGATTCCGCTGCAAGATGAAAACCTTGACCCGGTCATTGACGAGATCACCCGGATGCAACCGGCAGAGCTGCTCATCGCCGACGAGGAAGCGGAATCCCTTGCCCTGCTCAGCGACATGCTGTGTACCCTCATTCCAGGACTCTGCCTGACTGAGCGGCAGGCATGGTCATTTACCTACGACACAGCCCTGACCACCCTGAATGAGCATTTTGAAACCAGCAGCCTAGCTGGCTTCGGTTGCCAGGAACTGGAAACTGGAACCTGCGCTGCCGGTGCCCTGCTCACCTATATCCAGGAAACCCAAAAGACCGACCTCTCCTTTATCCGCCAACTGAGCCTGCTCACCCGCTCAGGTTTTCTGATTATTGACGAATCCTCTCGCCGTAACCTGGAGCTGACCGAGACCATTATCGGCGGTAAGCGTAAGGGCTCGTTGCTCTCAGTACTTGACCTGACCTCAACGCCTATGGGTGCCCGTCTGCTGCGCCAGCGCCTGCTCTTTCCCCTCCAAGCCCCGGAAAAGATTGAGCAGCGGCTCAGCGCTGTAGAAATCCTGCAAAACGATACCCTCCTGCGCCGGGAGCTTCAGGATCTGCTGGCTGGTATTTATGATATCGAGCGGCTCTGTAGTCGGCTCATCCTGGGGCACGGCAATGCTCGGGACATGGCCGCGCTCAAACAATCTCTGGGCCAGCTGCCGGAGCTGAAAAAACTGCTCATGAATACGCCCGGCGGTCTGCTTCAGGAGATCGGCCTGGAGCTGGACCCACTGTTCGACCTTCACGAGCTGATCTATAAGGCCATCCGCGATGATGCCCCGGTGACTCTGCGTGAGGGACGGCTGATCCGAGAAGGTTTTCACGAGGAGCTGGACGAGTTAATTTATCTGCTCCGGGACGGTAAACAGCTGATCCTCAATCTTGAGGCCAAGGAACGGGAGCGCACCGGCATTGCCAAGCTCAAGGTGGGCTTCAACAGGGTGTTCGGCTATTACTTCGAGGTCAGTCGTGCCCAGAAAGGAGAGTTGCCCGAGGACTTTATCCGCAAGCAGACCTTGGCTAATGCGGAGCGTTTTATCACCCCTGAACTCAAGGAACTGGAAGAGAAGATCTCGACAGCCCAGGAAAAGCGACTGACCCTGGAATACTCCCTCTTTCTTGAAATCCGGGAAAAGATTGCGAGCCAGAGCGAACGTCTGCTGGCAGCAGCCCTTTGCATCGCCCGCACCGACTTTCTGGTCAGTCTAGCCCGCGCCGCAGACCGCTACCAATACACCCGCCCGCTTATCACGGAGAAGCGCACCGTTTCTATCATTGAAGGTCGTCATCCGGTTATAGAGCGTTCTCTGGATCCGGGCAGTTTTGTGCCCAATGATGTCCATCTGGACCAGGAAAAAAACGAGCTGTTGATCATCACCGGCCCCAACATGGCTGGTAAATCCACGGTGCTCCGCCAGACCGCCCTGATCGTCCTTATGGCCCATATCGGCAGCTTTGTTCCGGCGGACCGGGCCGAGATCGGCATTGTGGACCGCATTTTCACTAGGGTCGGGGCAATGGATGACCTGCGCCGGGGCCAGTCCACCTTTATGGTGGAGATGAATGAGACCGCCAATATCCTGAATAATGCCACCGAGCATAGCCTGGTGATCCTGGATGAGATCGGGCGTGGCACTTCCACCTATGATGGCCTTGCTATTGCCTGGGCCGTGGCCGAGGAGCTGGCCGATAAGAACGGGCGCGGGGTCAAGACTATGTTCGCCACCCATTATCATGAACTGACCGACCTGGCCACCACCCACGAGCGAATCCAGAACTACTCCATTGCCGTGCGGGAGCAGGATAATCGGATTCACTTTCTCCACAAACTGGTTCAAGGCGCGGCCAGCCGCAGCTATGGAATTCAGGTGGCTGCCCTAGCTGGTGTTCCCGATCATGTGGTTGCCCGTGCTCAGGAAATTCTTACCAATATTGAACAAGGGGAATTCACTGCGACCGGGGAACCGACCATTACGGTGTCTGTGCGGGAAAGAAAACAGGAGCCATACTGCCAGATGAGCCTGTTTCCGCCTAAAGAAGATCCGGTGCGTGATCGACTGAAAGAGATTGACCCGGATGAGCTTACGCCGAGGCAGGCTCAGGAGTTGATTTATGAGTTGGTGGGTCTTTTGAGGTAG
- a CDS encoding ion transporter, producing the protein MNIRKRTWEIVEVAKAGDTASRVFDIFILTLIFLNVLAVIIGSVQSIQERFKVFFNVFELLSVSVFTIEYLIRLWACTAHPRYIGRICDRLQFALQAMPTIDLLAILPFYLPFLGVDLRSLRALRLLRVLRIAKIGRYYSSLNLIKHVFQAKKEELVLTSVLMGILLIVSSTILYYCENTAQPDVFSSIPATMWWSIATLTTVGYGDMYPVTFIGKLCASLIAILGIGMFALPTGILGAGFVEEIQKQKELKKICPHCGKGLP; encoded by the coding sequence ATGAATATTCGTAAACGCACATGGGAGATTGTTGAAGTAGCCAAAGCCGGAGATACGGCAAGCCGTGTGTTCGATATCTTTATCCTCACATTGATTTTTCTGAATGTCCTCGCGGTGATCATCGGCTCGGTTCAATCTATTCAGGAACGCTTTAAAGTGTTCTTCAATGTATTCGAACTACTATCCGTTAGCGTATTCACCATAGAATATCTGATACGCTTATGGGCATGCACAGCTCATCCGCGATATATCGGTCGCATTTGTGACCGGCTTCAATTTGCCTTACAGGCAATGCCAACCATAGATCTTCTCGCCATCCTTCCGTTCTACCTACCATTTTTGGGAGTAGATCTTCGATCGCTCCGAGCCCTGCGCCTCCTTAGAGTCCTCCGTATAGCCAAGATCGGTCGGTATTATTCATCACTTAATCTTATCAAGCATGTGTTTCAGGCGAAAAAGGAAGAACTCGTCCTTACGTCGGTACTGATGGGCATTCTCTTAATTGTTTCATCAACTATTTTATATTACTGCGAGAACACAGCCCAACCGGATGTCTTCTCAAGCATCCCCGCAACAATGTGGTGGTCGATTGCTACACTTACGACCGTTGGGTACGGAGATATGTATCCTGTGACTTTCATAGGAAAACTCTGTGCAAGCCTGATTGCTATTCTTGGAATAGGGATGTTTGCTCTGCCGACAGGAATTTTGGGGGCGGGATTCGTTGAGGAAATTCAGAAACAAAAAGAGCTGAAGAAAATTTGCCCACATTGCGGAAAGGGGCTTCCCTAG